Within the Puniceicoccus vermicola genome, the region CCCGCACGGGATAGCGTTCTCGCCCCTCGACGGTTTGGGTGATCGGTTTGCCGCCGACAGCGACCTCGATCACGTCCAGAACTGTCTTGATCTTGACGCCGTAGCGAGCAATGGCCTCCCGATCAATGTCGATCTCCAGATAGGGCTTTCCAACGATTCGGTCCGCGAGGACGGCTTCGGATTTGATCGAGGGGACCTGCTTGAGGAAGCCCTCGATCTCAAGCGCGACCCGTTCAAGAGTTGCGAGGTCGGGACCGTAAACCTTGAGTCCCATGGGTGCCCGCATTCCGCTTTGCAGCATGACGAGACGGGCGGCGATGGGCTGGAGCTTCGGGGCGGACGTGGTGCCGGGAATGGTCGCGGCTTTCACGATCTCTTTCCAGATGTCATCGGGTTTCTGAATCTGGTCGCGCCATTGGCGGTAGGGCCGTCCGTCTTCGTCCGGAATCAATTCACCGTCCTCGCCCCGTTCAAAATCGTCGTCGGACTCGTTGTAGGCAAAGGTGAGGATGCGGCCGTTCTCGTCGGTGATGAACTCCGATTTGTAGGAGATGATGGTCTCAATCATCGAGATGGGTGCGGGGTCGAGTGGACTCTCTACCCGCCCAAGCTTACCCACGGCGCTCTCGACCTCGGGGATCGCGTTGATGGCCATGTCTTGTTTTCGCAGGACATCCATGACTTCACCGATCGAGGCGTGTGGCATCGTGGTCGGCATGAGCAGATAGGAACCTTCATCCAGATTCGGCATGAATTCTTTGCCCAGCCCCGGAATCGCATGGGCGATGGCGACATAGGGCTTGGACTGCTGGAGGCGGGTCGGCAGCCAGCCGAAGACTTGGCTCCAGCCGAGCCAGATCGTGAATCCAAAGAGCACGATCAGGCCGCTGAAGGCGATGAAGACGATCTTAATTCGCAAAAGGAAGGCGAGGATCTTCGCGTAGAAGGCGATGAGTAGGTAGAAAAACCCGAGTAATCCGCCGATGAGAAGGGCGACCAGGAAGAAGTTTTGCGCATGGCGTTCGGCCCCGAGGGGTTGCCAGTCGGAGGCGAGCAGTTGCACTACGAAAAGGACGAAGAGGCCGAGGAAAAGAGCGCGGGTGATCCGAAAGATTTTTTGAAAAGTCGAGGAGGTGGAATCGGACTTTTGGGGCTTCCGCCGACCGTTCCGGTAGCCGAGAAACCAGTGGGCGAGTGCCGGGAGAATGGTGAGGGCAATGACGATGGAGCCGACGAGGGCGAAGGTCTTGGTGTAGGCCAGTGGGCGGAAGAGTTTTCCTTCCGCAGCTTCCATCGTAAAGACGGGCAGGAAGCTGATGATGGTCGTCAGGACAGCCGCGAGGACGGCCCCGGAGACCTCCGTGCAGGCACGGTAAACGACCTCCAGTCGGTTCTCTTCCGGATCGGCTTCGTCGAGATGCTTGAGGATGTTCTCGATCAGCACGACCCCCAGGTCCACGATGGTCCCGATCGCGATCGCGATGCCCGAGAGAGCGACCACGTTTGCATCGACGCCGAAGAGCTTCATGCCGATGAAGGAGAACAAAACGGCGAGGGGCAGTACGGCGGAGATCAGGCCGGCGCTCCGAAGGTGTAGGACCATGACCACGACGACAATGATCGTGACGAGAATCTGCTGGCCGACGGCGCTTTCCAGCGTTCCCAGAGTCTCGTAGATCAGGCCGGTGCGGTCGTAGAAGGGGACAATTTCAATTTGGCTCTCGGTGCCATCGGCGAGGGTTTTCTTCGGGAGACCGGGGGAGATCTCACGAATCTTTTCTTTGACCCGTTTGATGACCTCCAGCGGGTTCTCGCCGTAGCGGGTGACCACCACGCCTCCGACGGCTTCCGCTCCGGCTTTGTCGAGGGCGCCTCGCCGCAGAGCCGGTCCGAATTCAATCGAGGCGATTTGGTCGAGGGTGATCGGGACGTTGTCGCGCTGGGTGATGACCGTCTTGCGCAGGTCGTCGAGATTTTCAATGAAGCCGAGGCCGCGCACAACATACTCGACCGCGTTGATCTCGATGGTTCGCGCCCCAACATCGAGATTGCTGCCCCGCACGGCATCGAAGACCTCGTGCAAGGCAATGTCGTAGGTGCGTAGGGCATCTGGATCGACATCAATTTGGTATTCTTTGACGAAGCCGCCGACCGAAGAAACTTCGGCCACGCCGTCCACGCCCTGTAGGGCGTAGCGGACATACCAGTCCTGGGTGCTGCGCAGCTCGTCGAGGTCCCAGCCTCCGGTAGGTTCTCCTTCCGGACTCATTCCTTCGAGGGTGTACCAAAATACCTGTCCGAGAGCGGTGGCGTCAGGGCCGAGCTGAGGGGAGACTCCCTGTGGCAGGATGTTCGCGGGGAGGCTGTTTAGTTTCTCGAGGATGCGTGACCGGGTCCAGTAGAACTCGGCTTCCTCCTTGAAGATGATATAGATCGAGGAGAATCCGAACATCGAATAACTGCGGATCGTCTTGACCTGGGGCAGACCGAGCAAAGCCGTCGTCAATGGGTAGGTGATCTGGTCCTCGATGTCCTGGGGCGAACGACCGGTCCACTCGGTGAAAACGATTTGCTGATTCTCGCCGATGTCCGGGATGGCATCGACCGGCACCGGATCGCGTGGCAGGAGATCCGACTCCCAGTCAAAGGGGGCGACGGAGATCCCCCAGAGAACCAGAACGGCGGTCAGAAGCACGACCACCAGTTTGTTCTCCAAACAGAAGCGAATGAGGGCGGAAAGGGGCGAGGGCCGCGGTGCGCGGGGCGCGGGGGAATCGGAATTCATTGTGAACTTCCTCTTCTTTTCAGACTGATAATCGTTTTGGTTAGAATCGCGAAGATGTGGCTGCAACGTTCGGTTCGATCCGCTACAATCTCCTCGGGAAACCACTTGCGCATCCGTTGGTATCTTCCTTTTGTTTCTCGCGCGGAGCCCCGGGCAATGACGAGGAAACGAATGTATTCCTTCGTAGTTTCCCGTCCGTGCCCTTCCTCAATATTGGCCGCAATGGAGTCGGCGCTGCCAAGTTGCTGGGAGACTAGTTTTTGAAGGGCAGGGTTACGTGTCAAAGGCGTCAAGTCTTCGATCACCAGATCGAAGAGTTCCATGGCGAGCCTGTAAGCCTTGAAGTTTTCGAGTGAATCCTGGCTCATTGGTGCGGCTCCTGATGAGTGTTTCCGGAGTTAGCCGTATTCGTATTCTCCCCCCTCGCCCTGCGCCCCTCGCCCCGAGCCCCTGTGCCAATCTCCCCCACAACTTCTCCGCAGTGAAGCATCATGGAGCCGAAGTAGGGGTTGAGGAGTTTGTCGGTGGGCTGGAGCCAGTCGGCTCCGCGGTCGTTGTAGACCATGGGGCAGTGCATTTGGTAGATCTGGCCCGTAAAGGCTTCGGGGTGGTCCTTTACCGCGGCAATCAGGACGTTGGAAAGAGTTTCGAAGTGAGGACGACGGATTCCGGCGAGATCCTCCTCGGCGAGCATCTTGTGGATGAGCTCGGGGATTTCACCTGTGTGCCCGGTAGTCGCCATCATCTCTTTGAGAGCGGCTTGGGATCCGACGAGGTCATCATTGGCCAGAGCCGCCTGAAGAGCGAAATACGAGGGTAGGATCGCGATCGCGGTTTCTCCTACGTCGGCCGAGCTGGTTGCTTCCGGCTCTGGGATCGTGGATGCTGACATCATGCTGGGCTTGGCCTGAATCTGGAGGGCGCTGTCGATTTTGAAGGCGCCATGGGTGACCACCGTTTCGCCCGCTTCCAGGCCGTCGGCGACGAGGTAGAATTTTCCGGCGCGAGGGCCGAGAACGATTTCCCTGCCTTCAAAAGTGGGGCGCTCGGCGTCGGGCTTCTCCACATAGACGACGGCGCGTTTGCCGGTGCGCAGGACCGCCGATGTGGGAACGACTAAAGGGGCCGGTTTGCTTTCGTCGGCGACGTAACCGAGCTCTTCAGCCGGGACCAGATCCATCCCGCAGACGTCACATTGGCCGGGGCCGTCTTTGATGATCTCCGGGTGCATCGGGCTGATCCATTTTCCCGCCAGCTCGGGAACATAGACCTGGCCGTCCTTGGCAATTCGCGAGGCGACGACTCCGCGGACGAACATCCCTGGCTTGAGCTGCCCGTCGGGATTGGGGACATTGACCCGGATCGGTATGGTTCGGGTTTTGCGATCCACCTCGGGATTGATGAAACTGATCCGGCCGTGGAAGGTTTGTCCCGGAAACGATTCGACGGTAAAAGTGACGTCTTGGCCGAATTTCAACCAGGGCAAATCCGATTCATAGGCATCCAGATAAGCCCAGAGAACCGAAAGATCGACAATCTTGAATAGGGGCTCGCCCGTCTGGACATAGTCGCCTTCTTTGACGTTTTTAGCGACAACGACTCCTCCGACGGGGGCTTTGAGGGAAAAGTGATCTTCGGCGGTTTCGCTCTCGAGGATGGCCTCAATCTGTTCCGGGAGAAGTCCCCAGAGTTCCAGCTTTTGGCGCGCGGCACGGGTGATCGAACTGTCCGGATCTACTCGGTAGGAGGAGAGGTATTCACTCTGCGCGGTCAGGAGCTCGGGGCTGTAGACCTTTGCCAGATGCTCACCTTTCTGGACCGGGATACCGGTGTAGTTGACGAAGAGTTCGTCGATGCGAGCAGGGAACCGGGCGGTGAGGGACTTCTCGTGCGTCTCGGCGTATTCGAGTTTCCCGACGAGCCGAATTT harbors:
- a CDS encoding four helix bundle protein, producing MSQDSLENFKAYRLAMELFDLVIEDLTPLTRNPALQKLVSQQLGSADSIAANIEEGHGRETTKEYIRFLVIARGSARETKGRYQRMRKWFPEEIVADRTERCSHIFAILTKTIISLKRRGSSQ
- a CDS encoding efflux RND transporter permease subunit; translated protein: MNSDSPAPRAPRPSPLSALIRFCLENKLVVVLLTAVLVLWGISVAPFDWESDLLPRDPVPVDAIPDIGENQQIVFTEWTGRSPQDIEDQITYPLTTALLGLPQVKTIRSYSMFGFSSIYIIFKEEAEFYWTRSRILEKLNSLPANILPQGVSPQLGPDATALGQVFWYTLEGMSPEGEPTGGWDLDELRSTQDWYVRYALQGVDGVAEVSSVGGFVKEYQIDVDPDALRTYDIALHEVFDAVRGSNLDVGARTIEINAVEYVVRGLGFIENLDDLRKTVITQRDNVPITLDQIASIEFGPALRRGALDKAGAEAVGGVVVTRYGENPLEVIKRVKEKIREISPGLPKKTLADGTESQIEIVPFYDRTGLIYETLGTLESAVGQQILVTIIVVVVMVLHLRSAGLISAVLPLAVLFSFIGMKLFGVDANVVALSGIAIAIGTIVDLGVVLIENILKHLDEADPEENRLEVVYRACTEVSGAVLAAVLTTIISFLPVFTMEAAEGKLFRPLAYTKTFALVGSIVIALTILPALAHWFLGYRNGRRKPQKSDSTSSTFQKIFRITRALFLGLFVLFVVQLLASDWQPLGAERHAQNFFLVALLIGGLLGFFYLLIAFYAKILAFLLRIKIVFIAFSGLIVLFGFTIWLGWSQVFGWLPTRLQQSKPYVAIAHAIPGLGKEFMPNLDEGSYLLMPTTMPHASIGEVMDVLRKQDMAINAIPEVESAVGKLGRVESPLDPAPISMIETIISYKSEFITDENGRILTFAYNESDDDFERGEDGELIPDEDGRPYRQWRDQIQKPDDIWKEIVKAATIPGTTSAPKLQPIAARLVMLQSGMRAPMGLKVYGPDLATLERVALEIEGFLKQVPSIKSEAVLADRIVGKPYLEIDIDREAIARYGVKIKTVLDVIEVAVGGKPITQTVEGRERYPVRVRYMRELRDSMESIEEILVAAPDGTQIPLRELASLHYVRGPQVIKSEDTFLVGYVIFDSQDGTSEVEVVEEAQKFLQQKIETGELQIPAGVSYKFTGSYENQVRAEKKLRIVLPIALFSIWLILYFQFKRISTTLLVFSGILFAWSGGFILIWLYGQPWFLDFSLFGQNLRDLFQMGTINLSIAVWVGFLALFGIATDNGVIVCTYLRQVFDRDDPQTREAIRSATVEAGVRRVRPAMMTSATTILALLPVLTSVGRGSDIMVPMAIPSFGGMLLAILSIFVVPVLYCGLAELHLRINERRDESKPDSPHE
- a CDS encoding efflux RND transporter periplasmic adaptor subunit, giving the protein MNKRTISLLVVIAIPTLLAGILLGRFAFPENTSETESSATESSSKTPPATTLWTCSMHPQIQQPEPGSCPICGMDLIPVEKDSDTEVGPREMSMSDASRALADIQTTVVTQEYPEAEIRLVGKLEYAETHEKSLTARFPARIDELFVNYTGIPVQKGEHLAKVYSPELLTAQSEYLSSYRVDPDSSITRAARQKLELWGLLPEQIEAILESETAEDHFSLKAPVGGVVVAKNVKEGDYVQTGEPLFKIVDLSVLWAYLDAYESDLPWLKFGQDVTFTVESFPGQTFHGRISFINPEVDRKTRTIPIRVNVPNPDGQLKPGMFVRGVVASRIAKDGQVYVPELAGKWISPMHPEIIKDGPGQCDVCGMDLVPAEELGYVADESKPAPLVVPTSAVLRTGKRAVVYVEKPDAERPTFEGREIVLGPRAGKFYLVADGLEAGETVVTHGAFKIDSALQIQAKPSMMSASTIPEPEATSSADVGETAIAILPSYFALQAALANDDLVGSQAALKEMMATTGHTGEIPELIHKMLAEEDLAGIRRPHFETLSNVLIAAVKDHPEAFTGQIYQMHCPMVYNDRGADWLQPTDKLLNPYFGSMMLHCGEVVGEIGTGARGEGRRARGENTNTANSGNTHQEPHQ